Part of the Choloepus didactylus isolate mChoDid1 chromosome 27, mChoDid1.pri, whole genome shotgun sequence genome is shown below.
TCgtggtctctccctctctctctctctcccatcccGTCTCACTGCATTTCAGTCTCCCTGGCTGGGCGTCTCCCTGTGTGTCAGTCCTGTAAATCCTTGGGTCTCTGTCTCTATTTGTCTCCCTGGCACTGCGAATCTCCCTCTGTGCCTGCGTCTCTGAGGCCCCCTCCTCTGAACGCTGCTTGTCCTTCTGTGTCCCTCTGATCCAATCTGTTCCTGGGCTCTGCGCGCCTGTCCCCCTCTCTCTGACACGCTCCCCACGCGTCTCCTTGGCTCTGTCAGTCTCTCTCTGCCTCGGGAGGTCCCTCTGAATGTTTGCGtctgtttcttcctccttctgtGTTTCTCTGTGGTTCAGTCAGTCACCCTgtttctgggcttttctctctgaccTTTCTCTCCATTCGTCTCTGTGAGCTTCCGTCTCTGGGgttccgtccctccctccctccctgtctctctgtGATCCAAaccctgtttctctctttttccttccccctcTCTGTCTCGCTGGCCCTGCGAATCTCTGTGCCCCTCCCGGAAGCTGGTCTCCCCCCCGTCTCTGTGCCTCCAGCCGCCCCTCTCCCTTGCAggtccctctgccctcccccagcTCCGCGCGCTTCCTGGTCTGGGCTCTGCGGAGTCCTGCTCTGTTGCCAGGAGCAACGACGGCCCGCCCCGGACTGCGGGCGCAGTGCCTCCCGGGGCTTGTAGTCCGAGCCCGCAGGCCGGCCGTTCTCGGGACGAGGCCGAGGACTTCCTTTCCCGGCGTGCACCGCGGGGCTGGGTGGGACGCTGTGGCGGCGCCCCACCTGCTCTGGGAATTATGGGGTCAGGGTCTGGGATCCCGGAAGCTGAAGGGGAGGGGGAATCCgagtcctcccctcctccctccaaagGTGGGGTCCTCCGTCCACTGACCTTCCGGCCACCTTCAGACGTGCGGCCCCACCCCAGGACAAAGGAAGGCGGTGAGGGGAAAAGCTCGAACTCGGCCCTGGGAATCCCACCGCGTTCTACTCCAGCTCTCCTTGGGTTCCGGAAGGGGGGTTCAAGCACGGGATGGGGGAGGCGAGGGGTGCAGAGCCAGACGCCCTTTGGAAGAAGGGATTGGTTCAGGCCCTAGTTCTGAGGGTACCACAGACACCGAGTGTGCCTGTAGCAGTTGACTCTTCCCCGTTGCTTTTGCAGGTGTAGGCGCTGAAAAGGGGTTGCATGATCCTGGAATTTCTTGGACTTTTGTACCCTGTGGTGCAGATTCATTGCTTGAGGAATTCGTTTGTCTTCTATTGACCAGGTGTGTTGGAAAATTTAAAGCTGGGGGTAAGAGGGGGCTGGTGGTGGACAAGTAGGCAGAGCTAGATCCTAAAGACTTTGCAGGGGAGGTGAGGGGGGCTTTGACATTACCCGTAGACAAGGTGGAGTGGGATGTGGAAGATGTGCAAGGGTTTGACCAGGGAGGGTAGGATCAGATCTTGATGCCTCCGAGGCCAGTATGAGCTGGAGGTAGGATGGCAGCAAGGCTGAGGCAATAGCACAGGTGAAAGTAAATGAAACGTGAACTGGGTCAGGTCTCTGGAGAGAAGACAGATATGAATGGAATTTAGAAGGAAGAACAGGCCATGTTGGATGAGTGACTGGCCTGGGGGAGAAGGTGAGGACAAGGTTCCGGGTTCTCAGCCCTGAAAGACTATCAGGAGATGGGGAACTTGTGAGAAAGTCAGTTTTGGAAGAAAGATGCAGCTCTCAAGTTGGGACATTGTATTTCTGAGGTGCTCATGGAACTCCAAGGATGGACAACTCTTGTTTATTTCTAACCCAGCCAGCTCTTCTGGTCTGAGGGAGTAATTTGGAAGACCCCACTAAGTTAGTATTTCTGATGAGATTAAAGTTATCTGGCCCCAACCCACCTCTCCCAACTGATCCAGGAAATCTGGACCTTGCCACCTATCCTGGAGCCCTCCCCAATAATAAAGAAAGCACAAATCCTTCCTATATCTTTAtattgaggtaaaaaaaaaaaaaaaaaaaagaaaatgaacattatGGATGTGGGAACTGTGAAGGTAGGAGACATCCTCTGATTGACAGCTGGAGCTGATGGGAACCAGAAGCtccagggaattaaaaaaaaataaaatatatatttatacatttatatatatcaCGTTATGTGTGTGAGTCCCAGAGAAGCAGGAAGCAGCAACAGGAAGCAACTAGCACACAGAAACACGTGTGTGTGCACCATACACTCAAGCAAAGCCATTCCTCTGGCTATGGCAGCAGCAatccctgccacccccaccccaccccccaaaaaagacactGAAAAGAAACTTCCCCCTTTAAGAGTAGGGCCACCCAGTAATTTTTGCCCTTatgaccagaaaaagaaaaaaaaaagagagaaaaagcagacTGATATCACCTTTAAGGCCGCAGTGGCCATTTTCTTCTCCCTGCAAAAGCAGGACAGGCTATTTTTAACACTGAGGATGGAGGGCCACACGAATGCCCCCCAAAGTATTTAAGCTGTCTTCAAGACAATGTGGTTCCTGGCCTGTCTCCCTTGTTTGATCCCATAGAGAACGGCTGGGATGGAAAGCATCTACCTCTGGCTTCCTTTAAGATATCCTCCAGGCAGTGGTTTTTTAGTAAGCCAGATAAAAATCCTGGAGCCAGATGGGGCCCAGGGAACCAGGGTCTGGGCTCCCAACCACTGTTAATTATCAACCTCTGgcgattttttttaatcttaaaggGGAGGTGTACTGTGTACCCTAGGCATTGGGAGAAAGGGGGCCCAATCCCTGCCCAGCCCCACTCcccaagaacacacacacacacaaacacacacaaacacgctaAGGCACGGCAAGGGTGGGCAGGCATGCTTTGGCAACATAACCCCTTGGGGGCTCCAGGACATGAATAGCTGCAATGAGGGGTGGGGTGATGGAAGTGTGGAGCTCAGCACCTTTGGAGgtggagaagaagaaggaagtcTTGGGGGCTCCCGAGGAAACCGGAAGAAGACAAATGGGAAAGAGGTGGGCAGGTTATAGGTAGATGGGAAAACAAACAGGgagaccagaaagaaaaagaaaaacagctcgGAGGCCAACCAGGATATGGGCAACAGGGCAAAACTTGAAGGAGAGGAACcagaaaggaagaggagaggggagaaaaggagTAAAAGAAGTGGAGGAGAGAGCAAGGTGGAGCAAGAAGTGAGAAGGGCGGGAGAAAtgggaaacaggaagaaaaaataactGAGCAAAGAAACCCCAAACAGGAGAAGAGGCCGACGAGGCCGGAGAGCGGGAAACGGGAGCCCCTGGTGAGGTCCTTCAGACCCTGACAAAGACCAGGCGGGCAGAGTAGACCAAGTCAGCCAGGTAGGCCAGCAGGTTGATGGCCGTCAGGATGGCCACGGCCAGACGGCGGTCCCAGCTGCAGACGTTGCTGGGGTGCCTGCTGCTGCAGCCCGAGTCACGCGACCGCTGGGGGTAGCCGCCGTGCCTCTCGTCGAACTGGTAGAGGGGCCAGAGGACAAGCGCGGTGGCGTAGAGGAGGACAGAGAGCAGGGCCAGCCCCGAGAGGAAGCtggggaaggggatggggagCATGTTGGTGCAGTCGCCGAGGTTCAGCAGGATGGCCACGGCCGCCAGGATGAAGCAGATGGCGTAGACGGCCACGCACCACTCCAGGGCCGGGTGGCGCTGGTACAGGTAGGGGTTGCTGAGGAAGGCGAAGATGATGCACGCCACGAAGGTCTCCAGCACCTTGAGCAGCCCCGGCACAGTGGCCATGTACCCGGTGATCTCGCCGGGCCGGGCGCGGGTCCAGGCCACTTCGGTGGCATAAGCCACGCAAGCGATGCAGGAGAAGGCGGTGGCCGCAATGGCGTGGTCCCGGACACGGCCGTGGGACAGGAACTGGACGTAGGTGGTGGGGTAGATGATGGAGGCCGAGAGGCAGAAGAGGGCAGCGTAGCAGGCGTAGGTGATGGGGAAGTTGCGCCAGGACAGGGGAAAGCGCAGCTGGAGGCCGCCGACCTCCACGATGAGGATGATGAGGGTCATGGCGAAGCAGAAGCACCAGGTGAACATGGACCAGTTACCCATGGGCCCCACCCAGGCACCCACACTGGCCACCAGAGAGAAGGCCACGCAGGTCGACAGCAGCTGCAGCAGGCGGAGGAGGCCCAGGGGCTGGGTCAGCGCCCGAGGGGACCCCACGATAGTGGAGGAGCCCAGGCCCGAGGACGACGTGGTGGTCGTGATGGTCGTGCGGGTCACTGTCACCGGCATGGCTGAGGGGAGAAGAGGGTGTCGTAAGAACACAGGAGTCCTGGCCCCCAGGGTCTCCTCCCTCAGACACAGGAGCGcaggccccagcccctcctccctcagaccccagcccctcctccctcagaccccagccccctcctctctcagaccccagcccctcctccctcagaccccagcccctcctccctcagaccccagccccctcctccctcagacccgggggtccaggcccccagcccctcctccctcagacccgggggtccagacccccagcccctcctccctcagaccccagccccctcctctctcagacccaggggtccaggcccccagcccctcctccctcagaccccagccccctcctccctcagac
Proteins encoded:
- the MYADM gene encoding myeloid-associated differentiation marker, with translation MPVTVTRTTITTTTSSSGLGSSTIVGSPRALTQPLGLLRLLQLLSTCVAFSLVASVGAWVGPMGNWSMFTWCFCFAMTLIILIVEVGGLQLRFPLSWRNFPITYACYAALFCLSASIIYPTTYVQFLSHGRVRDHAIAATAFSCIACVAYATEVAWTRARPGEITGYMATVPGLLKVLETFVACIIFAFLSNPYLYQRHPALEWCVAVYAICFILAAVAILLNLGDCTNMLPIPFPSFLSGLALLSVLLYATALVLWPLYQFDERHGGYPQRSRDSGCSSRHPSNVCSWDRRLAVAILTAINLLAYLADLVYSARLVFVRV